In Acidobacteriota bacterium, one DNA window encodes the following:
- a CDS encoding L,D-transpeptidase produces the protein MNRGLAQLFLLLLIGSPIAFAEDSTETSRCKPGVESAIFCSDPKAFDADRSDRNDEESQAPRLSDRTRLADSERCDRPEGLPPQAACSGVVITVDTTKNVLYLFRDGELVRSAPAATGSNKLLVKGLRKWLFRTPHGRMPVLAKKIDPVWTRPDWAFVEAGQPIPPPDSPKRKVSGVLGKYALDLGDGILIHGTKDLDSLGRNASHGCIRLGNEMLELVYETASVGTPVHVF, from the coding sequence ATGAATCGAGGCCTCGCTCAGTTGTTCCTTCTTCTCCTCATCGGATCGCCGATCGCATTCGCCGAAGATTCGACGGAGACCTCGCGCTGCAAGCCGGGCGTGGAGTCCGCGATTTTCTGCAGCGACCCGAAGGCTTTCGATGCCGATCGGAGCGACCGGAACGATGAGGAATCCCAAGCGCCGCGGCTCTCCGATCGGACGAGGCTTGCAGATTCCGAGCGGTGCGACCGGCCGGAAGGTCTGCCGCCGCAGGCGGCCTGCAGCGGAGTCGTGATCACGGTCGACACGACGAAGAACGTTCTCTATCTCTTTCGCGACGGCGAGCTCGTTCGGAGTGCTCCGGCGGCGACCGGAAGCAACAAGTTGCTCGTGAAAGGATTGAGAAAGTGGCTGTTCCGAACCCCCCACGGACGAATGCCCGTTCTCGCAAAGAAGATCGATCCCGTCTGGACCCGACCCGACTGGGCGTTCGTCGAGGCCGGACAACCGATCCCTCCTCCCGATTCTCCGAAGCGAAAGGTCAGCGGTGTGCTCGGCAAGTACGCGCTCGACCTCGGTGATGGAATTCTGATACACGGGACGAAGGATCTCGACTCGCTCGGAAGGAACGCGTCGCACGGCTGCATCCGGCTCGGGAACGAAATGCTCGAGCTCGTCTACGAAACCGCCTCAGTGGGGACGCCCGTCCACGTCTTTTGA